The genomic DNA TCACGCAAGGCCGTTGGAACGAGCACCCGTCCCAGCTTATCCGTGGTATACTCATCGGCAGCGCCCAGATACCGGCGCTTGATGCTGTTCAATTGAGCCAGTGGAAACCCGCCTTCATTGGCGTTGATTTTTCTTTCTATTTCACGCCACTCGGAAATAGGGTAGACGGAAAGCCCTCGACCGAGTTCACCACCAAAATCCACCGGGGTAGCCTTGGTGATAACGAATCGCTCGTCACCATAAGTGGCAACAAGTATCTCCCGGAACTTTGCCGGTATACTTGTCCGCCCCTTAGGATCTATTGTACTTGGCCATTCGCGGGCAAAAGACATATAACCTTCCCAACCATTGCCACCATTTTCCACAAATTACCACTCAGTGGAAAAACTATACAAGCCGACCCCGGGGTTGTCAAGGCAAAATCATTTGCGCCATACATGTTTTTTCTATTTACAAATCAGGATGTTAGACAAGACTTACATGAGACTCGCGGGAGTAACGGCGTGGGAGAGATAAAAAGTTTCCAAATGGCCAGAAATTGGCTGAAAACAAGAGGGATTAGCGGTCCACTCACCCCTTTTTTTTGTGTTCGGCAAGAAAAACAACCTTGGGGGAAGAGGCTGGCTTAGCAGATGGCCCTTCAGGGGCAACGGCTTTCGGCGATTCGGCTGAGGGATTGCTTTGCGGGCGATTGCGCAGCGGTGGCGCTACGACCTTTTCAAGCATCATGGGCGTGCCGCCCATGGTAAACGGTGCGCCATCGATCTGGGAATCGTCCAGTATCCAGGTGTAAACCTGCAAAGG from Geoanaerobacter pelophilus includes the following:
- the mraZ gene encoding division/cell wall cluster transcriptional repressor MraZ is translated as MSFAREWPSTIDPKGRTSIPAKFREILVATYGDERFVITKATPVDFGGELGRGLSVYPISEWREIERKINANEGGFPLAQLNSIKRRYLGAADEYTTDKLGRVLVPTALREHAALDRDIIFVGMGNRFDIWSRDTYLRVSEQDEKALPLDSEELASLGI